The Dioscorea cayenensis subsp. rotundata cultivar TDr96_F1 chromosome 25, TDr96_F1_v2_PseudoChromosome.rev07_lg8_w22 25.fasta, whole genome shotgun sequence DNA segment GGCCTGTCTCGggatatataatttaaatactatatatatcatatttgaatttatattaaataaaaatacatattattaaaggataatatatttaatatatttatatagtaaaaaataataaatagataaaaaaatcagatacATGTAATATGTAATCCCTTAATAAGAGTAATCCTCTCACTAGACACAGagggagaaatttttttttccccataCCCAAGTTCGAGGGAGGGGGTTAAGGATGGGTTTAGCAAATAGAGATCAAAGCCTGGGAATACAAATCCTAATAATCCTAGTGAATCCCAATCCCCTGAGATTCATGGGTTGGCATTTCAAGGTAAATGAGTGGTGTAAAGCTGAATCCTCAATATTATAatactatatattattatgcATAATAAAGTTAAGACACTATAATTGATGTACTATTGTATATGTATGTCGTTGTGACAGTCACTTTAAGAGCTAtgcttgtaaaaaaaataaaaaacctaaaattaatatttttcataattttcattaactATAAAAATTTACTTCTTACAAATAAGTTAAATAATATCTGAGAGATGTGGATTTttgcataatatttatttatttattttgcaattttaaaatttaatagttttttttttaaataaaaagcgTCGAAGATaaattttggattaaaaactgaaaatttaATGGCGGGAAGAAGCGAACAAGTGGCGGGAAGAAGGGTTTTAGGTGGAAAAAGGTGACATTTTTCTGGGAGCTCTCAGCGATGATGCAACCAAAGATCAGCGCTTTCTTCAAGCCATCTGATCCGAAATCGTTGGAGAAGTGTGAACATCCTGAATCTGATCTCCAGAGGTATTGATTTCCTATCAGTTCTTTGTCTTTTCCCTGAATTATTTGCTTTGATTTTGGAATTTGTGATCAAGTATCCTGATTTAGGGTTCTTTCTCTAAATCCGAATacttttttaagggaaaatgaGGAATTGAATCTAAAATCAGCGAAATCTGGATCAAAAATTGCATCTGCTAACAAAATTTTGAACAAGAAGAGAAGTTATGCTCAGTATCATTTGGAATTAGGGCAATCTGATTTCCTTCTTCACACTTGCAATGTGTGTGGATTGATGTATgccaagggagaagaagatgatgagaagGTTCACAAAGAGTTCCACAAGGAATATTATGAGGGTATTCGATTCaaggtgaaatttttttttcctttcatagATGATCATAGTTTTTGATTGGAATatagaaattttgtttttctgagTATGATTGTGTTCTGATACTCTGTTGATGAAAAGGGATGGCGCAATGAGAGGGTTGTCGCTGAGCACCGCAATGCAGGAGATCGGGTTTTGATGGTTGTCGATGAAGACTCGCCGGTGCAAAAGCGCAAGGTTTCGGTGATAGTTTCTTGTTCTTTGTGTTGAGATTGAATGaatgttatttgatttgatttctttggatgtTTGCAGCTTCAATCTGTTCTTAAGTTCATCGAAAAGGAGCTCGGGTTCGCTGATGGAGAGATTCTTCATAAACTCTGCAAAgtatattttgtttcttttcgcGTCATCCTTAAACATTGATTGACAATTAAATCTGTGGTTCCTTTCGGTATTGAGTTTAGATGTTTTTCTTGTAGGCATACCTTTATATTTCAAGTCATCGAATTGTCGGTTGTCTTGTTGCTGAACCAATAAAAACTGCACATAAGGTCATTGTCTCACATCCCACTGCCAAAAATTTGAGTGATACAACCGAAAAGTCTGATTCCCGAAGACTGAATAAAACTCTTCTTCGATTCGGAGACATTGGTTTTAATCAGGAAGTCATAAAGAAA contains these protein-coding regions:
- the LOC120252983 gene encoding protein CHROMOSOME TRANSMISSION FIDELITY 7 isoform X1; the protein is MMQPKISAFFKPSDPKSLEKCEHPESDLQRENEELNLKSAKSGSKIASANKILNKKRSYAQYHLELGQSDFLLHTCNVCGLMYAKGEEDDEKVHKEFHKEYYEGIRFKGWRNERVVAEHRNAGDRVLMVVDEDSPVQKRKVSLQSVLKFIEKELGFADGEILHKLCKAYLYISSHRIVGCLVAEPIKTAHKVIVSHPTAKNLSDTTEKSDSRRLNKTLLRFGDIGFNQEVIKKCKSTKSWETDQWVNGAILSEEKAVPALCGVRAIWVVPSHRRQGIGSKLLDAMRKSFCADKQLEHAECAFSSPTSAGHALATSYTHSMSFLIYMSGDV
- the LOC120252983 gene encoding protein CHROMOSOME TRANSMISSION FIDELITY 7 isoform X2; translation: MMQPKISAFFKPSDPKSLEKCEHPESDLQRENEELNLKSAKSGSKIASANKILNKKRSYAQYHLELGQSDFLLHTCNVCGLMYAKGEEDDEKVHKEFHKEYYEGIRFKGWRNERVVAEHRNAGDRVLMVVDEDSPVQKRKLQSVLKFIEKELGFADGEILHKLCKAYLYISSHRIVGCLVAEPIKTAHKVIVSHPTAKNLSDTTEKSDSRRLNKTLLRFGDIGFNQEVIKKCKSTKSWETDQWVNGAILSEEKAVPALCGVRAIWVVPSHRRQGIGSKLLDAMRKSFCADKQLEHAECAFSSPTSAGHALATSYTHSMSFLIYMSGDV